The genomic DNA GCCAGCTCTTTTTCCAGAAGCACGCCGAGAAAGCCGCGATGCCCGGGCTAACCAGACACGATCGCAAGCTGTGGCCCGGCCACGATTCACTGCTCACGATCGATACGGCGGATGCGCTCTTTACAGCGGCGCAGATGAATGCCGTCGAGCTACACACATGGAACTCGACGGTACAGGCGCTGATGGAGCCGGACAGAGTGATCTTCGACCTCGACCCCGGTGAGGGGCTTCCATGGCAACGAATGAAGGAAGCCGCTGTGCTGGTGCAGACGCTGCTGACCGAGCTTGGGCTGAAGGCATGGCTGAAAACCAGCGGCGGGAAAGGCCTTCACGTGGTTGTACCATTGATACTCGAGATCGGTTACTCCGACGTCAAGTCGTTTTCGCGGGCGTTCGTGTATCACATGGCGTCAACCTTGCCAGAGCGGTTTTCATCGAAGTCCGGACCGTCAAATCGCGTGGGTAAGGTCTTTGTTGACTATTTGCGCAATGGCATGGCCCAGACGACGGCGAGCGTCTTCTCGGCACGAGCGCGGCATGGCCTCGGCGTTTCGATGCCGATCTCGTGGGACCAGCTCGCTGACCTGAAAAGCGCCGCCCAATGGTCTATTGCCACGGCGCGGGAGTACCTGAGCTTTGTGTCCGAAGATCCGTGGAAAGACTTCACCACGACAAGGCAGTCACTACGCACGGCCTCCGAACGTCTACGGAACTGATCAAATGGGCCGTCATTCGCCGCTGCACTGTTGGCCATTGTGCGTATTTCTAGACGAACTCGGATTGCAGTCGTTTCCGAAGACAAGCGGCGGCGGCAAGGGCTTTCACGTCGTTGTGCCGCTCGATCGCCGGCACTCATGGGACGAAGCGAAGGGCTTTGCACAGGCCGTGGCGTAACATATGGCGCGCATCGTTCCCGAGCGGTTCTCGGCCGTCCTCGGGCCAAAGAACCGCGTGCGCAAGATCTTCATCGACTATCTGCGAAACGGTCGTGGTGCAAGCACGGTCGCACCGTTCTCGGTCCGCGCACGTCCGGGCATGGCGGTGTTCATGCCAGTGTCATGGGTCGAACTCGCCGATGTCAAACGCGGCGACCAATGGTCGATGGCGGCAGCGATCTACCACCAACGATCGTCTCATGGTGACGCATGGGAGGGTTATTGGCGCACCCGGCAGCGAATCACCGCCGCGATGCGCCGGGCCGTGGGGATGCGTTAGCGCGCCTCCGAGCCCTTCAGTTCGCCGTGCCTGCGGGCGTGAGTCGTGGTCCGAGCCACTGCAACTGTTTGCCGATCGCAAGGCCCTGCATTGGCACGCTCGTCTCGAATCTGGACATCAAATACGGCATCAAGAATTCGCGGTAGCGCGCGCCGGCCAGCATCAGGCACCGCGACGCCGCCGGCAACATCGTTTCCATCTGGGCCTGCGTGCTCTTGGCCCACTTGCGCCGCGAGTGCACATCCATCGTATTCAGCGTCTGCTCGTATGGATCGACGATCATGTCGGGTGCGAGCAGGCCGTGTTGAGCCGACAGGATGAACCACGGCTTGCCGGCCCGCTCGACATAGGAGCGGGCGCGCTGAAACCACTCGGACAGGTACAGGTCTTTGGCCGGAACAGCGTGCGACCGCTTCCCGGCAACACAAGACACCAGATAAAACTCTGCCGCTGTGTTCAATGAGTGGTCTCCGATCAAGCGTTGTTGCCGTATGTGTCGCGCGTGTTGAGTGCTTCGCATGCCTGCGCAACCTCCTCAGCACACGCGAAGGACTTCTGATGTTCGTACCTGGTCAAGCCGCAACGGTCGTACCAAGCGCAACCAGAAGGCGTGGATATCCCGCGAACGCGGCATCGAACTCGTTCGCCTACAGTCGCTTAATCAAGCTCTTGACCCACGACATGCAGAATTCGATGGTTTGATCTATCTGCTGCGAAGTGAGATTTGGCATGTCCTTGGGGCCGGGGCCATGCCCCAAGTCGTTTCGAACGTCGCTGTAAAACCGCTGCATTGATTGCCGTTCCCAGCTCTCGATGAATGCGCCGTTAGCCTTGCTCTCAAGATGATTCAGGAAGTCGGACACACTTTTTTCATTGCCGCTAGACCAGTTCTTGAGTTCGCAAATAATCTTGATTGTGCTTTCAAGTGCTTTGGCGGCATAGAACGATGGATCGCGGCCGCCGGTGTCTCGACGATCGATCGCCTCGGCCATGTCAATGCTGACGTTCTTCCATGGAGCGTCTTTTACCAGCAGCCAGAATGGTTGCTCGACTTGTTCTTGAAGCTGCTCGTCCTGTGTAATCTGCAAGTACCCGTTATGGTAGTGCAGTGGCATACCGGCTTGCTTCAGGCGCTCGTTCAACTCCTGCACGTTCGATGCGAACGTGCTATTCAGGCCTTCGTTAATGGCTCGTATGCTGTCGGCATAGTTGCCGGGGAGAGTCATCGGTCTCTGGGATATTCTGTTTCGCATTTCGGCCGCGGCCAACTGCGCTGGCAACTCAGCGTTCGCCTTAGCTACTTGCTCCTCTCGCGTGCGGAAGGCCAACTCGACGAAGCTAAGGCGACGCTTGACGAACATGTCGGGGTCAAGGGTGTCAGTGAATTTGAAGTTCAACCAGTTCTCGACCACGATGTTCATGTCGTACCAACCCGAGTTCATTTGAGGCTTTCCCATCCACTCGGTCTGGTAGGAGTAGAATTTCGGTGAAAGCTCCTTGATCCCGATCTCCATTGTCAGGCGGTCATGGATACCAGTCCAGATCGTCTTAACGCTCTCATTGACCTTATCGTCGTGCCCGTAGTATTTCCAAATCTGCTCGTTGACGATTCTATATGCCTGAACAAAAAGTGCAGATTCCTTCTGTCCGACGCTTTCGAACATTTGGCGATTCTCGTATCTGCGAAAGAAGACATCAGTAAGCATGGTCAAATTCTCTCATTCCACCAGTTGTTGGTGACTTTCGGCCAAGCGGGGTTGCCTTCAGTCTATCCGAAGCGGTTATTCGCAAGTCGCGGATGACCGATTTAGTTCATGCGTTCAGCATGAGCCGACCTTTTGACCATGCACTAAAATCACCCGCGATAAATGCAAACGAGGGAAGCCGCGAGGAGGTGATCAGCCGCTTCGTGGCCTTGAAATGTGAAGCGCTGATGTTCGCGAAGCCGTCCGAATACATCGACAAGCTCGCGAAAGTGCTTGCCAAACCGCTCGACGTGGGCCTAGTGTCGGCCTTCATTGAGATCAAGGCGTCACGCGACATCATCATTCACAACAACGGGCGGATCAACAAACTGTTTGTCGAAAAGGCCGGCGACAAGGCGAGGGGCAAGATCGGGGATGAACTGAAGGTTGAAGCACGCAATCGTTCAAGGCATTCGTACCGTCGAAGATCGCTGGCACCGCTCCTTCACAGATTTTGTGACCGAATGGAATCGGCTGCTATCAGTCTTGCAGCCTTACGCTCATGCTAACAATGTCTTCGAGAACGGTAGTAGCCATCTCTCGTCCGGGCATTACTCCATATGCAATCCGTCGGATCGTTACGTGCAAATTTTGCTCAAAGCACGTTAGACGGGCGCACCGAACGTGATTTGTGACGGCGCAACCGCATTCAGCGCCGAGCCTTTCGAAAAGGAGATTATGGTGGCGGAAATGGGCAACCCCCGGATCAAGGCACTCGTCGAGCGCCCGACTGAAAGTCTCGCGGTCGAAATCAAGACATGGATTGAGCCTGACTCGGTCGAAGGGAAGGTGAAGCTTGTCCGTGCCATGCTGGCATTGCGCAACGCGAACGGCGGCTACCTGTTGATCGGCTTTGATGATAAGACATTGGCGCCGGACTTGGACCGCCTTCCCGCAGATGTGAAAAGTGCGTTCCATCCTGACAAGATTTATGCATTGGTCGCACGGTTTGCATCGGAGATCTTCGACGTCACGGTCGAGTTTGCCGAGAGAGACGCCGTGTTATTTCCGGTGATCGTGATACCGGCAGGTGTCCGGACGCCGGTTGTGGCGAAGTCTGACCTAATGATGCCGGACGGGAGCAAGGCGGTGACAGAGGGCGACATCTATGTCCGGACGTTGAATGCGAATCGACGGCCTAGCAGCGCTAGAGCGCACTGGAAAGATTGGCCAGCGCTTATGGACATCTGCTTTGATAATCGCGAAGCTGACATTGGCCGCTTTGTACGGCGCCACTTGAGCGGTCTCACCAAAGATGGCGTAAAGCTGTTCTTGGGCGCGATGGGCGAAGACAATGCTGGAACGCCGGCCCAGCAGGGTCGCTTGCAGGAGCTGCTAGACGACGGAAAGTCGAGATTTTTGAAGAACGTTGCAGAACGGTCTCTAAGTCTGCCGAAGACTGGGTACTGGGAGGTCGCCCTGTACCTAGACGGCTCGGTGCCGGACCAAAAAATCGGTATCTTTCTGGATCTGTTGAGATCAAGCAATCCCGAGTACAACGGCTGGCCGGTTTGGCTCGTGAGCAATGATTTCGGCAACGAGGCCGATCGCCCGCGTATAACTGATGAGGCTTGGGAAGCACTGATCGCACTTCCGAACGGTCGTCACACAGACTTCGAGCGGTTCGACCCGAAGGGCAATTTCTACCATTTGCGTGCGTTGTTCGATGACCTGCAACTGACGGACTACAGCCCGACGCCGGGCGTTGCCTTCGATTACGCGTTACCTATCTACGACTGCGCGGAAGCCATCGCCGTGGGGCTAGCCTTCGCCAAGGCGATGGGATGTCAAGAGGACGACTGCACGCTCGAATTCGCCTTTCGTTGGTCCGGCCTTCGCGGTCGTGAGTTGATCTCCTGGTACAGCCGCAGTGGAATTATCTCACCGGGCAGAACGGCTCATCAGGATACCATCACGCTTTATCAGTCTGTGCCCTTGAGTACGCCGCTCTCGGCAATTGGTGGGCTACTGGCTAAAACTTTACCGCCCCTGTATGCGCTCTTCAAAGGTTTCGAACTGAGCTCGAAGGTCATCGAAGACAAGTCGACTCAACTTGTGGAGCGCAAAGCGAACTTTTGATCCGACTTCTTTTGTCGGGTCGACTGTGCGATGCGACAAATCGCCCCAACTGCTCGGCGCACCTGCGTGCGGATACAGAGCTCGACTTTCTCCATATGGCACCGAGGGCTATATTATGACCAGTTACGATGACGACGTGATCGCATGGGCAGATGAACAGGCCGGGCTGCTTCGCGCCGGCAAGTTCGCCGACATTGATATGGAACGTATCATCCGGCTCATTGAAGGCGAAGGCACTAAAGCAGTAGGTAGCTTTTACGGAGACCTATTGCTCGTGCTGCGGCACCTCCTGAAATGGAAATATTGTCCGGAAGAGCGTACCCGGAAGCTGCGGTCGTTGATCGTCACACGCCGCAGGGAGGCTCTTGAAGCACTAACTCGCACCCCGAGCCTCTCGAAATGGCTGACCGACGAATCGTTTTGGCATGAGATATGGGAAGGCGAGCATCTGCGGCACAAGGACCGTATCACCGCGAGCCGCGCGCCCACATGGTCTCCCAAAGCCATACTAGACGAAGCTTTCTTCCCAGACTAATGGTTTGTTGTGCCTCGGACGGCACAGGTGTTTGGCAGACGTGAAGCTCTTGTTAGTGCTATTCATTTTCTCAGGTAATTCATGAGCACCAAGGCGTCCATACGACATCAGGAAAAGGACGGCGAGTTGCCAGCATGGCACCTCTACACAGAGGCCTTCGAGAAGGCCGATGTCGTCTATCTTGAACTCGAAGGCGTCAAGGCCGACCTCACGATGATTGACAGCAGCTGGGGCGCCGCGCCGGGCACGGTACTATTGCGTCTGCCAACAGCCACGGCTAAACAACTGGGCTTGGTGCCGGCGGGCTGGGAAAAAGACTGATCGTGCTCATGTTCCGGAAGAAAGCGATCCGCGAGGTTGCGGTGTGTCTGCGATTGCTGCGGCGGCCTCCCGGAATCGACGGACGTTGGTTTGCGCGACCATTTCACCCACTTGCTGCCCTATGGAAATAAGCCAGTCGGGTAGAACACCGCAGCACGAGACTTTTCCACGGCCCTCGCGTGTGTGAAACCTGCCTGCGGCTCTGCCGCACGCAAGAGGCAGGTTTTGCACACGTCGCGCGCAGCGCGAGGCGGTGGGAAAGTCGGATCAGCACTCGCCTAGTTGCCTTTGCGCTCACGCACGATATAAGCGGGCTTGATCCCCTTGGCCTCGAGCCTGGCGATCGCCCTCTGGACAGCCGCGTTGGCCCACTCCAAAAATTCCGGGCTCGCGATGTACTTCTCCAAACTGGCTGATTTTTCGGAGCGTGGCCGCTTGCTGCGCGCCTCGGCGCGCGACCTGATTTCGGCGTCGTGGATCAAGCGCAGCATGTAGTTGATGTTCATCCGGTCGCCGGCGGACTCGATCAGTTCCCGAGGCATCAAGACATGGCCCGGCTCGACCCCGGATACGGCCAGCCAGGCGGCGATCTCGTCGCTGTCGGCGGCCTCGTAGGTTGCGCCGGTTGCGAGTACCGTCGCAATGAACACGTTGCGCGGTTCGTCGCGGATCACGCGCGCTTGGGTCTCCAGCTCAAGCTCATCATCCATTTGCTTCCCCTCTGAATGCAAAGGCGTTGGCCCGCGCGTCGTACAGCGCATGGTGTCGGCCGCCGTACTCGCGAAAGTACGCTTCTTGCCGCTCGTAGTCGAGCCGTGCGCGGATGTTCTCGTGCGCCCAGCCATCCAGCAGCGGTCCATCGATCAGATCACACAGTAGCGCGAAATCGTCGGCATAGTCGTAGCAAAGGATCGGGCCGGACTCGACCGGAATTCGAGATAACCAGGTCACGACTTCGCGGCTGAGTTGCGCGAAGGCCATTGCCCGCCCTGGGAATTGCCCGAGCTGGGGGAGTACAGCTGCGCGCACGAACTCCGAACATGCAGCGCGATTGTAGTCGCTCAGTTCGCCGTAAAAATCGGATCCGTCTTCGCCCACGATTCCGATACTGATGAGCTGAAGGTCGATGAAGTGGGTGAACTCGGTGTCCAGGAAGAATCGCACCGTCATATCTCCATGCCTTAGTTTTGTTGCCTCGACCAATTCACCCATAGCACGACCAAGCTCCTGGAATGGATGCCCTTCACGGCCGCGTGATCTCAGTTCGCACGGCGACAAACGCCTGAATCTACGCCGCTGTTTCACATTCGATGTGCTGTTTCGAAATTCTTCAAGCACGTTGCGCGTGGCCGACTTGGGTGAAATCAGATCGAGGAACAGCGCCGCGAACGATGTGATAACGTCATTGATAGACGAAGGCAGTAAAACTTCCAGGGGGTGCGTCCCAAGGAGCCGACGTGACTTGCCAACTTGCTCCAGGGGGAACCGGGAAAGAGATGAAACACGCCTTTGCAAGACTGGTGTTGTTGTCCGAGTGATTTGCGACCCCGCCGACCCCACTAACATTCCCTGACAACTGGCAGGAGTTGTTGCCTCCGTCGCCCCCGGAGGCCATAACCCATTGCGTTTTGCCGGAACCATTCGGTATGAAACCGCTGTCGCCGACGAAGCCAAAAGCGTTCACATATGCTCCGCCTCCGTTGACTGCCGTCCACACACCGGATTGGCAAAATAGCGGACCCGCACCGGAATTGCCGATAAGTCCATTGGGAGCGCAACCGGCACCTTGTACAGCAAAGCCATTAACCTGAACGAAACCGCCGGCGGTAATCTGTCCCCCGGCAGAGAAATTCTGTGTAACTGTGGCGTTTCCAGCCGTGAAGGTGTTGCCGCTGACATCGACGTCAGCTCCGGCGACAACCGTTCCGTTCACGGTCGTGTTACCGGTCACGGCAGCGTTTCCTTCTACTGTCGTCGCGCCAGCAACCAGCGGCGCGGCCGCGGTACCAAGCAAATTCTGGATAAAAAGTGTCCCGTTTGTCCGAACGGCGGCGTTATTCGGATCGCCGTAATACACCGCCGAGCCAACTTGAAGCGACTGCGCATTGCTTCCGCCCGCAGTGATGACCCCGTTCGCGTTACTAATAGCGTTGCCGCCCATGTTGAGGGCCGTGTTCATTTCGTTTAACTGAGGCTGACCGGGAACGGCGTTGCGGTACAGGTAGTTGCTCGACAGTGCCCCGTTCGTAAAGACCAGCAGCGATGCGGGTGCGCCGCCGGAGCCTACCGAGTAACCGGCCGTCGCGATCTTCCACGAGCCGAACGTGCCATACGCGGTCGCCGGCCCGCCTGAATACGCGCCTGAGTTGTTCGTCGGGATGAAACCACCCGAACCACCGGCCGCACGCGCGATCTGTCCGAGTTCCTGATCTTTGATCACGTTCCCGCCGCTACTGAATGCCAGTACCTGCAGCGTGCCGGCCGTCGGCTGCAGCACCTGCGCCGTCCACGTCTGGCTGAACGGATTCGTGACCGAAAAGTTCGTTGGCAGACCCGCGTTTGCGGCTTGCAGTGTCGCAACCGACAGCGTTACGGGCGTTGCGGCCGTCGCGCTCGCCTCGAGGGCCGTCATGTTCTGGCTCACGTAGTTCCCGACGGCCGACGCCCACTGCTGCTGCTGCTGAGCCGTAGTGACGTCGGTCTGCGTCTGACGGGCGTTCGCAATGCCGTGCATGATCGTCGGCAGATACATCATGGTGACGAGCATTGCGAAGAGTGCCCCGAGGATCTCATCCACGCGTCGCTCCCGCTGCGTTGTTCTCTATGAACTGCAGAAGGCTGGTGCGTCGCTGTGCAGCGTTCTTTCTTGCTACCCTACTCCTGCGCAGCAGGTAGGCACAGGAAGCAATGGCACTTCCCCACGCACAGGCCACGTAGGCGTACGCCGTCGCCTCCGGACTGACCGACATCGTTGCGGCCACATATGCGATCCACGGGAAAATCGCATCGGAAAATTTGCCTATTCCCAGGACAGCGAGCGGGGCTAGCCAGAAAACGCGGGGCTTCGCGCCGGGCAGGCAGGCTGATCGCGACACGTCATGCACCTTGTGTGCCGAGTCGTCGGAAAACGCAACCAGTTGCCAGTTGTTCATTCCGCGAAGGCTCGCGTAATACGCCGTGACCTTATGGCCGACACGCAGCGGCACGCTGCCGGCCGGCGTCACGGATACCTGTTGCATCCGCTCGCCTGCTCGAATGGACGCGGTGTCCCGACGTGTCTCGCGCGCATGGCTGGCAAGCTCGCCGGTGATCGCACTGATATCGAGCTCGTAATTGCCAAAAGTAACTGTTCCAATGTTTGTATGCATGGTCTCTAGCGTTCTTAAATTCGAGTTAGTAACCCATATTGACGTTTTCTGTGTCGGGGCCGACCTGCAGTGCCTCGTAATAGCTGCTTCGGCTCATCGGTGTTCGCTCGATGTGAGCTCCGTCATTCACGACGCTCCATCCCAAGGCGCGACCAATTCACCCACGGCGGGTACGTGAAGCAAACGCTTGCTAGAACGGGATGCCCGTCACGGCCGCGATCTCGGTTCGCGCGTCGATAAACGCCTGCACATATGCCGCAGTTTCATCGTTCGGCGCGCTGTCTCGGAATTCCTCAAGCACATTGCGCGTGGCCGATAGAGGTGAAATCAGGTCGAGGAATTCGATATGCCAATCGGTTCCGATAGCGGTATTAAGCGGATGGGCGGCTAGAATCAGGTCAGCCATCAATTTCACCTCGTCATAGGTGGGTGGTGGTCAGGTCTCCCGACTGGCAGCAACCGGCCGGGAGACCGCTTTAAATCGAACAGCGCCCTTGCTTGTCCGATGGTGTGCTGCCAAGTCCCTGCTGCTCGGCTTGTGCGGCGACATCCAGCAATGCATAAGCGAGTACCCTGAGCGCGTCGCGTGTGATTTTCTGTCCGTTTCCGGCGGGTATCGAGCGTGCGGCGCGTTGCGTCTCCTATGCGGCGATCCAATCTCAACGTACAGGTACGTACCGCTACTTAACGTTACGTACCTGTACGTTGATTTCCGTTACTTGAGTATTCGGTCCTGAAGGTCCTTCAGGATCAGTGCTCGTATGTATTGCGAGCCAGTTAATCGCAGCTCGGCTGAACGCCGCTTCATGCGCTCATAGACGTCCGGCGTCAGATCAGTGCTCAGGCGCACGGGTTTGGGTGCGCGCTCTGACAGTTGCGATCGGACTAGGCTGGCACCGTTGACGAATTCGTCAGCACTGGCCGGTTGTGGCTCGGTCGTCGAGGAGGGTCGAGAAATCTGGAACTTGCTGGTCATGAGAGTCCTATTAGCTGAGATCGAAAAATTCGCCGGCCAATAGCTGGATCTCCGCTCGTGCCTGACCGTTGTCGAGTTCGGTCACACCCTTGCCGGCGAGCAGCGCATCGCGGTAGACCTTCCGGTCGCGGATCACTGTGTCTGCTAGTGAGAGTTGGTCGAATTGGGCGAGCAGCTCCTTGGCGTTCTCGACCTCCCGGATGACCGGGTTGGACGGTGCCATTGAGAGGACCGCGACGGCCTTCAGCTCCGGATTCAGGCCCCGTGCAAGGCCGATGAGCTCATTGACCTTGGGCAGGGTTTCGAGGTCCGCTTGGCTGGCCCGGGTGGGTACGAGCAGCAGGTTTGCCACTGACATTGCTGACCGCATTTCGCGCGAGTCGCGGCCGCCGGCATCCACGATGACAACCTGATAGCGTCGCACAAGGTCGCGCAGCGTGGAGCTGACCTCGCCTATGCGCTGGACGCAGGGAATCGTGGGTGTCATGCCGGCTTCATCGCGCCGCTCGATGAATCGAGCAGCGGTAGCTTGGCCGTCGGTGTCAAGCAGAACAACGTCAGCGCCACAATGGACTAGATGCACACCGAGATTGGTGGCAATCGTCGATTTGCCGACTCCGCCTTTTTCTGCTGCGACCAGCAGGATCATCGCTGCCTCCTTAATGTGCGTACCGTTAAGTACATGTACGTTGATCAGATCCTATGGGGTGGGGAAGGGCCCGTACATGGCGCATAAGACAGGGGTTTCTCGGCTTGCTAGCCGAGCTTCCGTGCGAGGTCGGTCGCGCGTGGGTGGTAGTAGCGCTTCAGCATCTGGACAGTTTTGTGTCCGGTCACGGCGGATAGCTCGAGAATGTTGCCGAGCCGAGTTGCGAGGCGCGAGGTGGCCTCATGACGCAGATCATGAAAATGTAAATTTTCAAGGTTGGCTCGTTCGCAGGCCCGCGTGAATGCCTTTTTGAGTGCTTCGCCGGTGATTGGGAACACTCGGCCGTCCAGGGCACGCGATAGCGTAGATAGCGTGGCCGCTGCCGTGGTCGATAGCGGTACGTCGCGCGGTTCCCCGTTCTTGCTGTCGTGCAGACGGACGTATCGGTCGTCAAGGAATACGTCGTCCCAGCGCAGAGCAAGGATTTCGCTACGGCGCATGGCTGTCTCAATCGCAATGATGACGACCGGTAGAACCCACTGGTTACGGCAGCCGCCAGGCTCGAAGCGTCCGCTTCCGTCGCGGGGGCTAGGGGCCAGCTCCGTCAGCAACCGCTTTTCTTCGTCCACGGAGAGGCGGCGGGAGCGGGCACGGTTTTCCTTTGGGCGGCGCATCTTCGAGACGGGATTTACCTCAACGGGTATGCCCCAGTCCTTGAGGGCAACGGTGAGCACGTGGCCGATCAGCGTAAGCTCTCGGTTGACTGTGGAACCTGTAACGGGCTTGCTCTTGGGGTCTCCAGCGAGCCGGCGATCGCGGTAGTCGGACATGACCTTGCTGGTCAGCTCCGATACCTTGTATGCGGCGAGCTTGTCTTTGCGTAGTTTGCGGATGCGGAGGATTTCGCCGTCACCGCCTTTCTTCTTGGGCGAGATTTCTTCGGCATATCGCTTGAGCAGATCGTCGAAGCTGGTCATCTCCGCGTCTTTGCGATCGACGAAGCCACCGCGATCCATTTCAGACTCGATACGGCGTGCCCATGCCTCGGCTTCGGCCCTAGTGTCGAAGGTGCACGTTTGCAGGGGATGAGGCTTGCGCCGCACCTCCGCTCGCCAATATTTTCCCCGTTTCCAGATTCCTGCCATTGTTGTCCCAGACGATTGAGGGTTATCGCGTTGGGACTATTTTCAACTCCGCCACTTGTCCGCCAAATGGCGCATAGACGGAGGTTTCGACGGCGGCCGAAAAAGCAAAAGGCCCTCGGCTTACGCCTGAGGGCCTTTATTCTTCGGGCTTCCAACGTACCCATAAATCTGGTGGGTAGTACTGGGATCGAACCAGTGACCCCTGCCGTGTGAAGGCACGGCAGGGCGTCGCAGGCCCTTCGGACCCGCTCCTGCACTGGTTCGCCGCTTCAACCGCACCCGATCCGCTGTGAGGAAATGTCCCGCAGATGTCCCGTGCTGGTGGGACAGTTACTTCGAACCGAGGAACAGGATGCCCTGCTTGCTCGGCGTCTGCACGAATGCGTGGATGACGCTGCCGCTCAACACACCAACACCCGTCGCGGTGGTGTTCGGGAACAGACACGAGCCTGCACCGAACGTCAGCGACACGTCGTACACGTTGCCCGATGCGTGCGGCTTGATCGAGCCGGTGAACGCACAGTTCGTCCCTTGGCCCGTGATGTTCCCGTTCGCGTCAGCCGTGATCGTCGCGACATCGCTCAGGAAGCCCGGCGACGCGCTGCTGCCAATGAACGTACCCGTCACAGCGGCCTGCGTCGGCGTCGTGTTGTAGGTCTGGTCGAACGA from Paraburkholderia edwinii includes the following:
- the ligD gene encoding non-homologous end-joining DNA ligase, translated to MVAEVAFAEWTAGGIIRHSSFQGLRSDKPAKYVTREAGVTAIPERPASAISHADRVVDASTGLTKLDLVRYYESIADRLLPHLKDRPVSLVRAPEGVDGQLFFQKHAEKAAMPGLTRHDRKLWPGHDSLLTIDTADALFTAAQMNAVELHTWNSTVQALMEPDRVIFDLDPGEGLPWQRMKEAAVLVQTLLTELGLKAWLKTSGGKGLHVVVPLILEIGYSDVKSFSRAFVYHMASTLPERFSSKSGPSNRVGKVFVDYLRNGMAQTTASVFSARARHGLGVSMPISWDQLADLKSAAQWSIATAREYLSFVSEDPWKDFTTTRQSLRTASERLRN
- a CDS encoding DUF6884 domain-containing protein — translated: MNTAAEFYLVSCVAGKRSHAVPAKDLYLSEWFQRARSYVERAGKPWFILSAQHGLLAPDMIVDPYEQTLNTMDVHSRRKWAKSTQAQMETMLPAASRCLMLAGARYREFLMPYLMSRFETSVPMQGLAIGKQLQWLGPRLTPAGTAN
- a CDS encoding AbiJ-NTD4 domain-containing protein, whose amino-acid sequence is MFESVGQKESALFVQAYRIVNEQIWKYYGHDDKVNESVKTIWTGIHDRLTMEIGIKELSPKFYSYQTEWMGKPQMNSGWYDMNIVVENWLNFKFTDTLDPDMFVKRRLSFVELAFRTREEQVAKANAELPAQLAAAEMRNRISQRPMTLPGNYADSIRAINEGLNSTFASNVQELNERLKQAGMPLHYHNGYLQITQDEQLQEQVEQPFWLLVKDAPWKNVSIDMAEAIDRRDTGGRDPSFYAAKALESTIKIICELKNWSSGNEKSVSDFLNHLESKANGAFIESWERQSMQRFYSDVRNDLGHGPGPKDMPNLTSQQIDQTIEFCMSWVKSLIKRL
- a CDS encoding AlbA family DNA-binding domain-containing protein, which encodes MICDGATAFSAEPFEKEIMVAEMGNPRIKALVERPTESLAVEIKTWIEPDSVEGKVKLVRAMLALRNANGGYLLIGFDDKTLAPDLDRLPADVKSAFHPDKIYALVARFASEIFDVTVEFAERDAVLFPVIVIPAGVRTPVVAKSDLMMPDGSKAVTEGDIYVRTLNANRRPSSARAHWKDWPALMDICFDNREADIGRFVRRHLSGLTKDGVKLFLGAMGEDNAGTPAQQGRLQELLDDGKSRFLKNVAERSLSLPKTGYWEVALYLDGSVPDQKIGIFLDLLRSSNPEYNGWPVWLVSNDFGNEADRPRITDEAWEALIALPNGRHTDFERFDPKGNFYHLRALFDDLQLTDYSPTPGVAFDYALPIYDCAEAIAVGLAFAKAMGCQEDDCTLEFAFRWSGLRGRELISWYSRSGIISPGRTAHQDTITLYQSVPLSTPLSAIGGLLAKTLPPLYALFKGFELSSKVIEDKSTQLVERKANF
- a CDS encoding DUF29 family protein encodes the protein MTSYDDDVIAWADEQAGLLRAGKFADIDMERIIRLIEGEGTKAVGSFYGDLLLVLRHLLKWKYCPEERTRKLRSLIVTRRREALEALTRTPSLSKWLTDESFWHEIWEGEHLRHKDRITASRAPTWSPKAILDEAFFPD
- a CDS encoding 3'-5' exoribonuclease; its protein translation is MGELVEATKLRHGDMTVRFFLDTEFTHFIDLQLISIGIVGEDGSDFYGELSDYNRAACSEFVRAAVLPQLGQFPGRAMAFAQLSREVVTWLSRIPVESGPILCYDYADDFALLCDLIDGPLLDGWAHENIRARLDYERQEAYFREYGGRHHALYDARANAFAFRGEANG
- the pilV gene encoding shufflon system plasmid conjugative transfer pilus tip adhesin PilV; translated protein: MDEILGALFAMLVTMMYLPTIMHGIANARQTQTDVTTAQQQQQWASAVGNYVSQNMTALEASATAATPVTLSVATLQAANAGLPTNFSVTNPFSQTWTAQVLQPTAGTLQVLAFSSGGNVIKDQELGQIARAAGGSGGFIPTNNSGAYSGGPATAYGTFGSWKIATAGYSVGSGGAPASLLVFTNGALSSNYLYRNAVPGQPQLNEMNTALNMGGNAISNANGVITAGGSNAQSLQVGSAVYYGDPNNAAVRTNGTLFIQNLLGTAAAPLVAGATTVEGNAAVTGNTTVNGTVVAGADVDVSGNTFTAGNATVTQNFSAGGQITAGGFVQVNGFAVQGAGCAPNGLIGNSGAGPLFCQSGVWTAVNGGGAYVNAFGFVGDSGFIPNGSGKTQWVMASGGDGGNNSCQLSGNVSGVGGVANHSDNNTSLAKACFISFPVPPGASWQVTSAPWDAPPGSFTAFVYQ
- a CDS encoding division plane positioning ATPase MipZ → MILLVAAEKGGVGKSTIATNLGVHLVHCGADVVLLDTDGQATAARFIERRDEAGMTPTIPCVQRIGEVSSTLRDLVRRYQVVIVDAGGRDSREMRSAMSVANLLLVPTRASQADLETLPKVNELIGLARGLNPELKAVAVLSMAPSNPVIREVENAKELLAQFDQLSLADTVIRDRKVYRDALLAGKGVTELDNGQARAEIQLLAGEFFDLS
- a CDS encoding site-specific integrase, whose amino-acid sequence is MDRGGFVDRKDAEMTSFDDLLKRYAEEISPKKKGGDGEILRIRKLRKDKLAAYKVSELTSKVMSDYRDRRLAGDPKSKPVTGSTVNRELTLIGHVLTVALKDWGIPVEVNPVSKMRRPKENRARSRRLSVDEEKRLLTELAPSPRDGSGRFEPGGCRNQWVLPVVIIAIETAMRRSEILALRWDDVFLDDRYVRLHDSKNGEPRDVPLSTTAAATLSTLSRALDGRVFPITGEALKKAFTRACERANLENLHFHDLRHEATSRLATRLGNILELSAVTGHKTVQMLKRYYHPRATDLARKLG